One region of Cetobacterium sp. ZOR0034 genomic DNA includes:
- a CDS encoding virulence RhuM family protein — protein sequence MKNEIKLYESEDKKIELEVNLENETVWLTQKQMAELFDRDGTVIGRHINNIFKEEELQEESNVQKMHFPNSDKPIALYSLDVIISVGYRVKSKRGTQFRIWANKILKDYLIKGYVINEKKLREQSEKLSHLQKTIEILNRTINTQKIELDEAKVVEKR from the coding sequence ATGAAAAATGAAATAAAGTTATATGAGAGCGAAGATAAAAAAATAGAGTTAGAAGTAAATTTAGAAAATGAGACAGTTTGGCTAACTCAAAAGCAGATGGCTGAGTTATTTGATAGAGATGGAACTGTTATAGGTAGACATATAAATAATATATTTAAAGAGGAGGAGTTACAGGAGGAAAGCAATGTGCAAAAAATGCACTTTCCTAATTCGGATAAACCTATTGCATTATATAGCTTAGATGTGATTATATCTGTCGGATATAGAGTAAAGTCTAAAAGAGGGACTCAATTTAGAATATGGGCTAACAAGATATTAAAAGATTATCTTATAAAAGGATATGTTATAAACGAAAAAAAATTAAGAGAGCAAAGCGAAAAATTATCTCATTTACAAAAAACAATCGAAATTTTAAATAGGACAATAAATACTCAAAAAATAG
- the rfbC gene encoding dTDP-4-dehydrorhamnose 3,5-epimerase, which yields MIKGLVLIEPKIYSDERGFFYEFFNCKTLEKYNIDVNFVQGNYSKSGFGVLRGLHFQKIQLQAKLIRVLKGEILDVVVDLRNDSETFGEIYKVILSEENRKQLYIPEGFAHGFLSLKENTEIEYLCSDYYAPQHESGIFPFDSDLNIDWELERYGLFHEKLIISDKDKELPSFKEFCESLEEGVNL from the coding sequence ATGATAAAAGGATTGGTATTGATAGAACCTAAGATATATAGTGATGAAAGAGGATTTTTCTATGAGTTTTTTAACTGTAAAACTTTGGAAAAATATAATATAGATGTAAATTTTGTACAGGGAAATTACTCGAAGAGTGGGTTTGGTGTTTTGAGGGGCTTACACTTTCAAAAAATTCAACTTCAAGCAAAACTTATAAGGGTTTTAAAAGGTGAGATTTTAGATGTTGTGGTGGATTTGAGAAATGATAGTGAAACTTTTGGTGAAATTTATAAAGTGATTTTGAGTGAGGAGAATAGAAAGCAACTCTATATACCAGAGGGATTTGCACATGGATTTTTGAGTTTAAAGGAAAACACAGAGATAGAGTATCTTTGTAGTGACTACTATGCACCCCAACATGAATCTGGAATTTTTCCGTTTGATTCGGATCTGAATATCGATTGGGAGCTAGAGAGATATGGTTTATTTCATGAAAAGTTGATAATCTCTGATAAAGATAAAGAGCTACCTAGTTTTAAAGAGTTTTGTGAGAGCTTAGAGGAAGGAGTAAATTTATGA